A single Marinitoga aeolica DNA region contains:
- a CDS encoding IS256 family transposase gives MAKRKKKEESNIEKLAKLIARDPEVNTMKDVYDKIKELMGPIIQEMLEAELEDELGYEKYDKENKETDNSRNGYSSKKVRSSMGEMELKIPRDRKGEYEPKIIPKYKRDISDIEGRIIGMYGLGLSTKDIAKNVEDIYGVELSAEMISKITNKILPEIREWQSRPLEEIYTFVFMDGIVFKVKDDGEIIKKTAYVVIGVNIDGFKEVLGIYIGEIESSKFWLRVLNDLKNRGVKDILIASVDGLTGFPQAIKAAFPDTVVQRCIIHQIRNTLKYVNYKDRKELVNDLKKVYKAPNKDIAYSNLQDLKENKWTKYKLALESWEKHWETISPYFDYGDDVRKIMYTTNVIESLNRQYRKVTKNKTSFPNDDALLKILYLATIDATKRWTARYRNWSKVLNELSIFFKERITKYVYNS, from the coding sequence ATGGCAAAGAGAAAGAAAAAAGAAGAAAGTAACATTGAAAAGTTAGCAAAGTTAATAGCAAGGGATCCTGAAGTAAATACAATGAAAGATGTATATGATAAGATTAAAGAATTGATGGGACCAATAATACAAGAAATGTTAGAAGCTGAATTAGAAGATGAGTTAGGGTATGAGAAATACGATAAAGAAAATAAAGAAACAGATAATTCTAGAAATGGATACAGCTCAAAAAAGGTAAGATCAAGTATGGGTGAGATGGAATTAAAAATACCCAGAGATAGAAAAGGGGAATATGAACCGAAAATAATACCAAAATATAAAAGAGATATTTCAGATATTGAAGGTAGAATAATAGGAATGTATGGTTTAGGATTAAGTACGAAAGATATAGCTAAGAATGTAGAAGATATATATGGAGTAGAATTATCAGCTGAAATGATAAGTAAAATAACTAATAAGATATTACCCGAAATTAGAGAGTGGCAAAGCAGACCATTAGAAGAGATATATACTTTTGTTTTCATGGATGGAATAGTATTTAAAGTAAAAGATGATGGTGAAATAATTAAAAAGACTGCATATGTTGTAATAGGAGTAAATATTGATGGATTTAAAGAAGTCCTTGGTATATACATAGGGGAAATTGAATCATCAAAATTTTGGTTAAGAGTATTGAATGATTTAAAAAATAGAGGAGTTAAGGATATATTAATAGCTTCAGTAGATGGATTAACTGGATTTCCACAAGCAATTAAAGCTGCATTTCCTGATACTGTAGTACAAAGATGTATAATACATCAAATAAGAAATACATTAAAATATGTTAATTACAAAGATAGAAAGGAACTTGTAAATGATTTAAAAAAAGTATATAAAGCACCGAATAAAGATATAGCTTATTCAAATCTACAGGATTTAAAAGAAAATAAATGGACAAAATACAAATTAGCATTAGAAAGTTGGGAAAAACACTGGGAAACAATATCGCCATATTTTGATTATGGTGATGATGTAAGAAAAATAATGTACACAACAAATGTAATAGAATCATTGAATAGACAATATAGAAAAGTGACTAAAAATAAAACTTCATTTCCAAATGATGATGCATTATTAAAAATATTATATTTAGCAACAATAGATGCAACAAAAAGATGGACAGCTCGATATAGAAACTGGAGTAAAGTCCTAAACGAACTATCCATCTTTTTTAAAGAAAGAATAACAAAATACGTCTATAATTCTTAA
- the rplM gene encoding 50S ribosomal protein L13, giving the protein MASIMTQKSYLAKNEEVERKWYVVDAAGMSLGRLAAQVAKVLQGKHKPTYTPHVDTGDYVIVINAEKIVLTGKKLTQKKYYRHTGYPGGIKEQTAKDILEKYPERLIEKAVKGMLPKTTLGRHMFKKLKVYSGSNHPHEAQKPEKLEL; this is encoded by the coding sequence ATGGCTTCAATTATGACTCAAAAGAGTTATTTAGCAAAAAATGAAGAAGTTGAAAGAAAATGGTATGTAGTTGATGCAGCAGGTATGTCATTGGGTAGATTAGCTGCACAAGTAGCAAAAGTGTTACAAGGAAAACACAAACCAACATATACACCTCATGTTGATACAGGTGATTATGTTATTGTAATAAATGCTGAAAAAATAGTATTGACAGGTAAAAAATTGACTCAAAAGAAATATTATAGACATACAGGTTATCCTGGAGGAATAAAAGAACAAACAGCAAAAGATATTTTAGAAAAATATCCTGAAAGATTAATTGAAAAAGCTGTTAAAGGTATGCTTCCTAAAACAACATTAGGAAGACATATGTTTAAAAAATTAAAGGTTTATTCTGGTTCTAATCACCCTCATGAAGCACAAAAACCAGAAAAGTTGGAATTATAA
- a CDS encoding ATP-binding protein, whose translation MKKLPIGIQDYKEIIEGNYIYVDKTKYIFDLIDNGKYYFLSRPRRFGKSLTISTLYYIFNGEKELFKDTYIYDKWEFKEYPIIRLNVLLAATDNEERFKKSLTKLIKQEGQRNNVEIIEEDYKFAFDELIIKLSKKGKVVILVDEYEKPILDNINNKEKAERYREILRDFYVTIKSRDEYIKFVFLTGITKFTKTGVFSALNNLNDISLDNDYSQMLGYTQEELESYFAEYIKETAEKLKITEKELLQEMKKYYNGFSFDGEHFVYNPFSILKFFQKKEFQNYWFESGSPSFIYEYIKGKKVTYEELTKYPVSAMDFSTREIEDAKANIFFAQAGYLTFKGIKRYGLRKKYILDYPNIEVKNSFSELILEANYGLEEIEEIENKIYEKIEANEIEEIKRIISAIPYNLHQKRESYYHSLIYTILASAGLNVTAEELTNLGRSDLVLEHNDKIYLFEIKLDKSAKEAIKQIKEKKYYEKYISEGKEIYIIGININSEKRDIEDYIIEKI comes from the coding sequence ATGAAAAAACTACCAATAGGGATACAGGATTATAAGGAAATAATAGAAGGAAATTACATATATGTGGATAAAACAAAATACATTTTTGATTTAATAGATAATGGAAAATATTATTTTTTATCTCGTCCAAGAAGATTTGGGAAGAGCTTAACAATATCGACATTATATTACATATTCAATGGAGAAAAAGAATTATTTAAAGATACATACATATATGACAAATGGGAATTCAAAGAATATCCAATAATAAGATTAAACGTTCTATTAGCAGCAACAGATAATGAAGAAAGATTTAAAAAGAGTTTGACAAAATTAATAAAACAAGAAGGTCAAAGGAATAATGTAGAAATAATAGAAGAAGATTATAAATTTGCATTTGATGAATTAATAATAAAACTTTCCAAAAAAGGAAAAGTAGTAATATTAGTAGATGAATATGAAAAACCGATATTAGATAATATAAATAACAAAGAAAAAGCAGAAAGATATAGAGAAATACTAAGAGATTTCTATGTAACAATTAAATCCAGGGATGAATATATAAAATTCGTTTTTCTAACTGGAATAACAAAATTCACAAAAACAGGAGTATTTTCAGCATTGAATAATTTAAATGATATATCATTAGATAATGATTATTCACAAATGTTGGGATACACACAAGAAGAACTGGAAAGTTATTTTGCTGAATACATAAAAGAAACTGCAGAAAAATTAAAAATAACAGAAAAAGAACTATTACAGGAAATGAAAAAATATTATAATGGGTTCTCATTTGATGGGGAACACTTTGTATATAATCCATTTTCAATATTAAAATTCTTCCAAAAAAAAGAATTTCAAAATTATTGGTTTGAAAGTGGGTCACCATCATTTATATATGAATATATAAAAGGTAAAAAAGTAACCTATGAAGAATTAACAAAATATCCAGTAAGTGCAATGGATTTCTCAACAAGAGAAATAGAAGATGCAAAAGCAAACATATTCTTCGCACAGGCTGGTTATTTAACATTTAAAGGAATAAAAAGATATGGACTAAGAAAAAAATACATATTAGACTATCCAAACATAGAAGTAAAAAATAGCTTTTCAGAATTAATATTAGAAGCAAATTATGGATTAGAAGAAATAGAAGAAATAGAAAATAAAATATATGAAAAAATAGAAGCAAATGAAATAGAAGAAATAAAAAGGATAATAAGTGCGATACCGTATAACTTACACCAAAAAAGAGAAAGTTATTATCACTCATTAATATATACAATATTAGCATCAGCAGGATTGAATGTAACAGCAGAAGAATTAACAAATCTTGGAAGAAGTGACTTAGTATTAGAACATAATGATAAAATATATTTATTTGAAATAAAATTAGATAAAAGTGCAAAAGAAGCAATAAAGCAAATAAAAGAAAAGAAATATTATGAAAAATACATAAGTGAAGGTAAAGAAATATACATAATAGGAATAAATATAAACTCAGAAAAAAGGGATATTGAAGATTATATTATAGAAAAAATATAA
- a CDS encoding PepSY domain-containing protein, with product MRSKLIIVSMIAALIILSTVSIFATNKNILPSQKSTTVEQSKNMKDSDEEKNDDNLINVKVKLTKDEAKSVALNYINGSITDIQLEDENGNIVYGVLINDGQKIHDVKIDANNGKILKDELDNDLENDSEKDNEEKD from the coding sequence ATGAGATCAAAATTAATTATTGTAAGTATGATAGCAGCTTTAATTATTTTAAGTACGGTTTCTATTTTTGCAACAAATAAAAATATTTTACCAAGTCAAAAATCTACCACTGTTGAACAATCAAAAAATATGAAAGATTCAGACGAAGAAAAAAATGATGATAATTTGATCAATGTGAAAGTAAAATTGACAAAAGATGAAGCAAAAAGCGTAGCGTTAAATTATATTAATGGAAGTATAACTGATATACAGCTTGAAGATGAGAATGGTAATATAGTGTATGGAGTATTAATAAATGATGGTCAAAAAATTCATGATGTAAAAATTGATGCTAATAATGGTAAAATATTAAAAGATGAATTAGATAATGATTTAGAAAATGATTCAGAAAAAGACAATGAGGAAAAAGACTAA
- the rpsI gene encoding 30S ribosomal protein S9 — translation MAELIDYYGTGRRKASIARVHLRPGEGKVRVNKKEFENLTQYFNNNPVWSKHALEPLTVTENEGKFDLVITVEGGGMNGQAGAIRLGIARALLQYDENLRPVLRKHGLLTRDPREVERKKYGLKKARRAPQFSKR, via the coding sequence ATGGCTGAATTAATAGATTATTACGGCACAGGTAGAAGAAAAGCTTCTATCGCAAGAGTACACTTAAGACCTGGCGAAGGTAAAGTTAGAGTTAATAAAAAAGAATTTGAAAATCTAACACAATATTTTAATAACAATCCTGTTTGGTCCAAACACGCTTTAGAACCATTAACAGTTACAGAAAACGAAGGAAAATTTGACTTAGTAATCACTGTTGAAGGCGGCGGAATGAACGGTCAAGCTGGTGCAATCAGATTAGGTATCGCAAGAGCTTTATTACAATATGATGAAAATTTAAGACCTGTATTAAGAAAACACGGATTATTAACAAGAGATCCAAGAGAAGTAGAAAGAAAGAAATACGGTTTAAAGAAAGCAAGAAGGGCACCACAATTCTCAAAGAGATGA
- the rpoD gene encoding RNA polymerase sigma factor RpoD yields the protein MADKNLMKAIEEIGNLEIGDVDKSKEFVEVKKKKKKSYKPPKPFEKIIKELVKKAKKNNMVLTYEDIDKTLPSELDTELIEKVYEALEKEGIMVDDGSQLDDESIHEIEEIIESEGAATIELMDYLEDGVTQVFDNMSLKDPIKVYLKEIGKIKLLTPQREKRLAKRAHEGNKKARDELIRANLRLVISIAKKYVGRGLSFLDLIQEGNIGLIKAVNKFDYKKGFKFSTYATWWIRQAITRAIADQARTIRIPVHMVETINKFNKIIREYLQEYGEYPSPEKLAELTGKPIEKVNEILLTARETISADSPLGSSDEDDSTIGDFIADDSLDKPSEVAMKMLLREELEKILDTLQPREAMVLKMRYGLLDGKVKTLEEVGQYFNVTRERIRQIEVKALRKLRHPSRSAQLKELSSMLGKEL from the coding sequence ATGGCAGATAAAAATTTAATGAAAGCCATCGAAGAGATTGGCAATTTAGAAATTGGTGATGTTGACAAATCTAAAGAATTTGTTGAAGTTAAAAAGAAAAAGAAAAAAAGTTATAAACCTCCAAAACCTTTTGAAAAGATTATTAAAGAATTAGTTAAAAAAGCAAAAAAGAATAATATGGTATTAACATATGAAGATATTGATAAAACTTTACCCTCTGAATTGGATACTGAATTAATTGAAAAAGTATATGAAGCATTAGAAAAAGAAGGAATAATGGTTGATGATGGCTCTCAATTAGATGATGAAAGCATTCACGAAATTGAAGAAATTATTGAATCCGAGGGTGCTGCTACAATTGAATTAATGGACTATTTAGAAGATGGGGTTACACAAGTATTTGATAACATGTCTCTGAAAGACCCTATAAAAGTTTATTTAAAAGAAATTGGCAAAATAAAATTATTAACTCCTCAAAGAGAAAAAAGGTTAGCTAAAAGGGCTCATGAAGGCAACAAAAAAGCAAGAGATGAATTAATAAGAGCTAATTTAAGATTAGTTATATCTATCGCAAAAAAATATGTTGGAAGGGGATTATCATTCCTTGATTTAATCCAAGAAGGCAATATAGGTCTTATTAAAGCAGTAAATAAATTTGATTATAAAAAAGGATTTAAATTTAGTACATATGCAACATGGTGGATAAGACAGGCTATTACAAGAGCTATTGCTGATCAGGCAAGAACTATAAGAATTCCTGTTCATATGGTTGAAACTATAAATAAATTCAATAAAATAATAAGGGAATATCTTCAAGAATATGGAGAATATCCTTCTCCTGAAAAATTAGCCGAATTAACAGGAAAACCTATAGAAAAAGTAAATGAAATATTGCTCACAGCAAGGGAAACTATTTCTGCAGATTCACCACTTGGTTCATCTGATGAAGATGACTCTACAATTGGTGATTTTATAGCTGATGATTCATTAGACAAACCTTCTGAAGTTGCTATGAAAATGTTATTAAGAGAAGAATTAGAAAAGATATTAGATACATTACAACCAAGAGAGGCTATGGTTTTAAAAATGAGATATGGCCTTCTTGATGGAAAAGTTAAAACATTAGAAGAAGTTGGACAATATTTTAATGTAACCAGAGAAAGAATTAGACAAATAGAAGTAAAAGCTTTAAGAAAATTAAGACATCCAAGCAGAAGCGCTCAATTAAAAGAATTAAGTTCCATGTTAGGTAAAGAATTATAA
- the dnaG gene encoding DNA primase — MIPKEIIDEINSRLNIKDIVGNYLSLKRTGKNYTALCPFHPEDTPSFFIFPATNTFHCFGCGAHGDPISFIQKYEQLSFIDAVKKAASLAGVNISQYLKQKELPVELQIFENYHKKYKEILLNLSKSHPAWKYLNNRGITIEYADKFDLGFSNGSLKSSILDDFDLPITLGNELGIIRKNGSEIFSNRIIIPIKDDFGRVVAFAGRTINNENPKYLNSPENKFFQKSNILFLYEKSKNIIKREKYSILVEGYFDAINMHINGFENTVAILGSAFTSNHAKKLIKLTDKVITMFDMDSAGQNATLKSLDYLLSYGFQVAIAQYNSKDPDELIKKSGSKGILNTLENSTKFYEFIPEYFKDKYNLNDEFGIEQYLEKMAEWYLKFQKSKHAAILDTFIKRISLILLKPENNIKKAIDNILKYKKFNKKILPYVSQTENTISSKIKKYNELDKQLIWLWIKHKRFRNIITEKLSSKDFESYGKEFLDFIENGYDLSYILENGSEELVDLIKLTWNFDYDIEPEKVFSSLILSVERFRKEKEIKELRKLLNSTVDPKEKKEIMKKIFEILATLKKRGGVF, encoded by the coding sequence TTGATACCAAAAGAAATTATTGATGAAATAAACTCAAGATTAAATATCAAAGATATAGTTGGGAATTATCTTTCCTTAAAAAGAACGGGAAAGAATTATACTGCTTTATGTCCTTTTCATCCAGAAGATACTCCTTCTTTTTTTATTTTTCCTGCAACTAACACATTTCATTGTTTCGGTTGCGGAGCTCATGGAGATCCTATTAGTTTTATTCAAAAATATGAACAACTAAGCTTTATTGATGCTGTAAAAAAAGCTGCATCATTAGCTGGTGTAAATATTTCTCAATATTTAAAACAAAAAGAATTACCTGTAGAATTACAGATATTTGAAAATTATCATAAAAAATACAAAGAAATCCTTTTAAATTTATCAAAATCTCATCCCGCTTGGAAATATTTGAATAATAGAGGAATTACTATAGAATATGCTGATAAATTTGATTTAGGATTTTCAAATGGTTCTTTAAAATCTTCTATATTAGATGATTTTGATTTACCTATAACCCTCGGAAATGAATTAGGAATAATTAGAAAAAATGGTAGTGAAATTTTTTCTAATAGAATAATAATTCCAATAAAAGATGATTTTGGAAGAGTTGTTGCTTTTGCCGGAAGAACTATAAATAACGAAAATCCTAAATATTTAAATAGTCCAGAAAATAAATTTTTCCAAAAATCTAATATATTATTTTTATATGAAAAATCAAAAAATATCATTAAAAGAGAAAAATATTCTATCTTAGTTGAAGGTTATTTCGATGCAATAAACATGCATATTAATGGTTTTGAAAACACAGTAGCTATCCTTGGTTCTGCATTCACCTCAAATCATGCAAAAAAATTAATTAAACTAACAGACAAAGTTATTACTATGTTTGATATGGATTCTGCTGGACAAAACGCAACATTAAAATCATTGGATTATTTATTATCCTATGGTTTTCAAGTAGCTATTGCACAATACAATTCCAAAGATCCAGATGAATTAATTAAAAAATCTGGTTCGAAAGGAATTTTAAACACCTTAGAAAATTCTACAAAATTCTATGAGTTTATTCCTGAGTATTTTAAAGATAAATATAATTTAAATGATGAGTTTGGAATAGAACAATATCTTGAAAAAATGGCTGAATGGTACTTAAAATTTCAAAAATCAAAACATGCTGCAATCTTAGATACATTTATTAAAAGAATATCATTGATTCTTTTAAAACCCGAAAACAATATAAAAAAAGCCATAGATAATATATTAAAGTATAAAAAATTTAATAAAAAAATCCTCCCATATGTATCTCAAACAGAAAATACTATATCTTCTAAAATAAAAAAATATAATGAGCTTGATAAACAACTTATATGGTTATGGATTAAACATAAAAGATTTAGAAACATTATAACGGAAAAACTTTCATCAAAAGATTTTGAAAGTTATGGAAAAGAATTTTTGGATTTTATAGAAAATGGATATGATTTATCTTATATCCTTGAAAATGGTAGCGAAGAACTGGTTGATTTAATAAAATTGACATGGAATTTTGATTATGATATAGAACCAGAAAAGGTATTTTCAAGTCTAATATTATCAGTGGAGAGATTTCGAAAAGAAAAAGAAATTAAAGAGCTTAGAAAATTATTAAACTCTACTGTAGATCCAAAAGAAAAAAAAGAGATAATGAAAAAAATTTTTGAAATACTCGCTACCCTCAAAAAGCGAGGAGGTGTTTTTTAA
- a CDS encoding Gldg family protein, producing the protein MKKNILVLVTLFMIIIAFSSNNVISISDARQLKDLQTVTVRGIVTVEPGPYDVNIIIIQDKTGGINLYYRGGQFENVNRGDLVEARGYIWTHRNNTELVLESDNKSHYYKIISRNNPLPNPIKIKTKDINKEEYEGMFLETEGKIVKIDKYDVRKIFIDDGSGKGMVFIRENTGINPALFKTGINMKVVGVLGQYMSAYELWPRDMKDIVVDDVFPPEVKTYAIRDNSIYIEFNEPLNEKSIIANKSIRILKGNIKNVELLRNNTIIKIDLETIPENFKLVLRAISDKKGNKTSMKIIPVNKEKDSYSNKVLFDNYHGQTAGNADWVINGAYSDFADAVRNLGLSVNEIKENLDENILQMYKILVIPEPNKPFKEEEIAAILNFVKNGGSLFIIADHGNSDRNGNGWDSPRIFNTFVETFGFKFVGDDLEEAPLKYVYKDEITQGIKNIGVWNGSSIKILNKNVKVLIANSEKKPYMIVTNYGKGKVVAIGDSSPFDDGTGDTSDLLHNGWQWGNDAQLAINTIKYLMK; encoded by the coding sequence ATGAAAAAAAATATCCTTGTATTAGTTACTTTGTTTATGATTATTATAGCCTTTTCATCTAATAATGTTATTAGTATCTCAGATGCGAGACAATTAAAAGATTTGCAAACAGTGACTGTTAGAGGAATAGTTACTGTTGAGCCTGGACCATATGATGTTAACATAATCATAATTCAAGATAAAACAGGAGGAATAAATCTATATTATAGAGGAGGACAATTTGAGAATGTCAATAGAGGCGATTTGGTGGAAGCAAGAGGATATATTTGGACACATAGAAATAATACAGAATTGGTTTTAGAAAGTGATAATAAATCTCATTATTATAAGATAATATCGAGAAATAATCCTTTACCAAACCCTATAAAAATAAAAACTAAAGATATAAATAAAGAAGAATATGAAGGGATGTTTTTAGAAACTGAGGGTAAAATAGTAAAAATAGATAAATACGATGTGAGAAAAATATTTATAGATGATGGAAGCGGAAAAGGGATGGTATTTATTCGTGAAAATACAGGAATAAATCCAGCATTATTTAAAACAGGAATAAATATGAAAGTTGTAGGGGTTTTAGGTCAATATATGTCAGCATATGAACTTTGGCCAAGAGATATGAAAGATATAGTTGTCGATGACGTGTTTCCTCCAGAAGTGAAAACATATGCAATAAGAGATAATTCAATTTATATAGAATTTAATGAACCATTAAATGAAAAAAGTATTATAGCTAATAAATCTATTAGAATATTAAAAGGTAACATAAAAAATGTAGAATTATTGAGAAATAATACAATTATAAAAATCGATTTAGAAACAATACCAGAAAATTTCAAATTAGTTTTAAGAGCTATTTCTGATAAAAAAGGAAATAAAACAAGTATGAAAATTATTCCAGTGAATAAAGAAAAAGACAGCTATAGTAATAAAGTATTATTTGACAATTATCATGGGCAAACTGCTGGAAATGCTGATTGGGTAATAAATGGAGCATATTCGGATTTTGCTGATGCAGTTAGAAATTTAGGATTAAGTGTTAATGAAATAAAAGAAAATTTAGATGAAAATATACTTCAGATGTATAAAATATTAGTTATTCCGGAACCCAATAAACCATTTAAGGAAGAAGAAATAGCTGCAATATTGAATTTTGTTAAAAATGGAGGATCATTATTCATAATTGCAGATCATGGAAATTCAGACAGGAATGGAAATGGTTGGGATTCACCAAGAATATTTAATACGTTTGTTGAAACCTTTGGGTTTAAATTTGTTGGAGATGATTTAGAAGAAGCACCTTTAAAATATGTATATAAAGATGAGATTACACAAGGAATTAAAAATATAGGAGTTTGGAATGGATCATCTATCAAAATACTAAATAAAAATGTGAAAGTATTAATTGCAAATTCAGAGAAAAAGCCATATATGATAGTGACTAATTATGGAAAAGGAAAAGTAGTTGCGATTGGGGATAGTTCTCCATTTGATGATGGAACTGGAGATACCAGTGATTTATTACATAATGGTTGGCAATGGGGAAATGATGCACAACTTGCAATAAATACAATTAAATATTTAATGAAATAA
- a CDS encoding ATP-dependent helicase, with protein MEEKVFNIKKSEYVIPEFFKEELDEEQLKAVTNSTGRSLIIAGPGSGKTRVITYKIAYLLSQGIKPENILLVTFTRASAKEMIERVKNVTNIDTSSLTAGTFHHVCNMLLRRYAKILGYENNFSILDSEDAKDLMRIAKNEYKGNLTKEEAKQIPNEGVILKIVGYAANTIKSLREAILDIAPYLIDYEDDIEKIYMNYLELKQKINAMDYDDMLVNTLRLLENNEDIRNHISSKYKWVLVDEFQDTSLVQLRIVEFLSSVHKNLIVVGDDSQSIYSFRGSRFENVEDFQNHEDVKLFKIQTNYRSVPEIVELENYLIPTHSIPKKLKPFRSSYNFKPKIVKTYDELEQAEFVVQLIENKFDEGISPEDIAILYRSHSLSMTLQQKLDANKISYKLLSGKRFIETRHIKDIMAFLKIINNPFDNISWSRVLKLFPGIGQKTMVKITNEFYANLMEYTTPYDAFEHINLKKYPKLKDIILYLYENETENPQDLIDYIYLEFYREYLELNFKDAYSRKLDVERLSEIASRYETLDKFLEELALSENIEIQGAEKDRKTEKITLTTVHGAKGLEWKVVIIISVNPGDFPNGMALKEKKLDEEERLFYVAVTRAKDELYIVKQLTGTAKPYYGNSFYMRQKLPDFTDKIPNRLVEYWKIGYTE; from the coding sequence ATGGAAGAAAAAGTTTTTAATATAAAAAAAAGTGAATATGTTATTCCAGAGTTTTTCAAAGAAGAACTTGACGAAGAACAGTTAAAAGCAGTTACCAATTCTACCGGAAGGTCTCTTATAATAGCTGGCCCGGGTTCAGGGAAAACCCGGGTCATTACATATAAAATAGCTTATTTATTATCACAAGGAATAAAACCAGAAAATATTCTACTTGTTACTTTTACAAGAGCGTCTGCTAAAGAAATGATAGAAAGGGTTAAAAACGTTACTAACATAGACACTTCTTCATTAACCGCAGGAACATTCCATCACGTGTGTAATATGCTTTTAAGGCGATATGCTAAAATCCTTGGTTATGAAAATAATTTTTCTATTCTTGATTCCGAAGATGCCAAAGATTTAATGAGGATTGCTAAAAATGAATATAAAGGCAATTTAACTAAAGAAGAGGCTAAACAAATACCAAATGAAGGTGTTATTCTAAAAATTGTGGGATATGCTGCTAATACCATAAAATCATTAAGAGAAGCTATTTTAGATATAGCTCCATATTTAATAGATTATGAAGATGATATAGAAAAAATTTATATGAATTATTTAGAATTAAAACAGAAAATAAATGCTATGGATTATGATGATATGTTAGTAAACACATTACGTCTTTTAGAAAATAATGAAGATATTAGAAATCATATTTCTTCAAAATATAAATGGGTATTGGTTGATGAATTTCAGGATACCAGTTTGGTTCAATTGAGAATAGTTGAATTTTTATCCAGTGTTCATAAAAATCTAATTGTAGTTGGTGATGATTCTCAAAGTATATATTCATTTAGAGGATCAAGATTTGAAAATGTTGAAGATTTTCAAAATCACGAAGATGTAAAATTATTTAAAATTCAAACAAACTATAGAAGTGTTCCTGAAATAGTTGAACTTGAAAACTATTTAATTCCTACACATTCTATACCAAAAAAACTAAAACCTTTTAGATCATCTTATAATTTTAAGCCAAAAATTGTAAAAACATATGATGAATTAGAACAGGCAGAATTTGTTGTTCAATTAATAGAAAATAAATTCGATGAAGGCATTTCACCAGAAGATATTGCTATATTATATCGTTCTCACAGTTTATCTATGACATTACAACAAAAACTTGATGCAAATAAAATATCCTACAAATTATTATCTGGAAAAAGATTTATAGAAACAAGACATATTAAAGATATTATGGCATTTTTGAAAATAATAAACAACCCTTTTGATAATATATCTTGGTCAAGAGTATTAAAATTATTTCCTGGAATTGGTCAAAAAACAATGGTAAAAATCACAAATGAATTTTATGCGAATTTAATGGAGTATACTACACCATATGATGCTTTTGAACATATTAATTTAAAGAAATACCCTAAATTAAAAGACATTATATTATACCTATATGAAAACGAAACAGAAAACCCACAAGATTTAATAGATTATATTTATTTAGAATTTTATAGAGAATATCTTGAATTAAATTTTAAAGATGCTTATTCAAGGAAATTAGATGTTGAAAGATTATCAGAAATCGCCTCAAGATATGAAACTCTTGATAAATTCCTTGAAGAATTAGCCTTAAGTGAAAACATTGAAATACAAGGTGCAGAAAAGGATAGAAAAACTGAAAAAATAACTTTAACCACTGTTCATGGTGCAAAAGGGCTTGAATGGAAAGTTGTAATAATAATTTCAGTAAACCCTGGTGATTTTCCTAATGGCATGGCTTTAAAAGAAAAGAAATTAGACGAAGAAGAAAGGCTTTTTTATGTTGCAGTAACAAGAGCTAAGGATGAATTATATATTGTAAAACAATTAACTGGTACTGCCAAACCTTATTATGGTAATTCATTTTATATGAGGCAAAAACTTCCAGACTTTACAGATAAAATACCAAATAGACTTGTCGAATATTGGAAAATAGGATATACAGAATAG